The following are encoded in a window of Gemmatimonadales bacterium genomic DNA:
- the thrS gene encoding threonine--tRNA ligase, with amino-acid sequence MSGIMSGTIRITLPDGSQREVPPGTSARQIAESIGPGLARAALAARVNGAVWDLDRPLESDATLAILTERDPEALEVLRHSSAHILATAVRELFPGAGIGFGPPIEDGFYYDFQVDRPFTPDDLERIEAKMAEVAQRDYPFVREVVDRGEANRRFSDDPLKLERISELGDNETITVYTDGPFIDLCRGPHIPRTGRLKHFKLLSAAGAYWRGDEHRQMLQRIYGTAWFKKDELDAYLHRLEEARKRDHRRVGRELDLFMFHPSAPGATFWTERGTTLYNVLVEFVRERQAGAFQEIKTPLMYNKMLWETSGHWGKYRENMFLVLNKETGEHDASLKPMNCPSHYLLYSAKKHSYRELPLRYVTFDVLHRNEVTGALSGLTRVRQFAQDDCHVFLTDAQIGNEVKFLMDFILGYYRTFGLQASLKFATRPDTRIGGDELWDRAEGALKGALEATGMPYELNVGDGAFYGPKIDFDVTDSIGRSWQLGTIQLDYNAPERFDLTYVGDDNTEHRPVVIHRAVSGSFERFIAILIEHFAGAFPVWLAPEQVRVIPISDAQTPAARQVAGRLTAAGIRVHVDDRSETLNYRIREGEVWKVPYMAVVGQREAESDSLALRVRGAGKKQEVMTTDAFLARIVDEVRTRALVP; translated from the coding sequence ATGAGCGGGATCATGAGCGGCACCATCCGGATCACCTTGCCGGACGGCAGCCAGCGTGAGGTGCCGCCCGGCACCAGCGCCCGCCAGATCGCCGAGTCGATCGGGCCGGGATTGGCCCGTGCGGCGCTCGCGGCCCGGGTGAACGGCGCGGTCTGGGACCTCGATCGCCCGCTCGAGAGCGATGCCACCCTCGCCATCCTCACCGAGCGCGATCCGGAAGCGCTCGAGGTGCTGCGGCACTCTTCCGCCCACATCCTGGCCACCGCCGTGCGCGAGCTCTTTCCCGGCGCCGGCATCGGCTTCGGTCCGCCGATCGAGGACGGGTTCTACTACGACTTTCAGGTAGACCGTCCGTTCACGCCGGACGACCTCGAGCGGATCGAGGCCAAGATGGCCGAGGTGGCGCAGCGGGACTACCCGTTCGTGCGCGAGGTGGTGGACCGGGGGGAGGCCAACCGGCGTTTCAGCGACGATCCGCTCAAGCTGGAGCGGATCTCCGAGCTGGGCGACAACGAGACGATCACGGTCTACACCGACGGCCCGTTCATCGATCTCTGTCGCGGACCGCACATCCCCCGGACCGGGCGGCTCAAGCACTTCAAGCTGCTCTCCGCCGCGGGCGCGTACTGGCGGGGTGACGAGCACCGGCAGATGCTGCAGCGGATCTACGGCACCGCCTGGTTCAAGAAGGACGAGCTCGACGCCTACCTCCACCGGCTGGAAGAGGCGCGGAAGCGGGACCACCGCCGGGTCGGGCGCGAGCTCGATCTCTTCATGTTCCACCCGTCCGCCCCTGGAGCCACGTTTTGGACCGAACGTGGCACGACGCTGTACAACGTGCTGGTAGAGTTCGTGCGTGAGCGACAGGCCGGGGCGTTCCAGGAGATCAAGACGCCGTTGATGTACAACAAGATGCTGTGGGAGACGTCGGGGCATTGGGGGAAGTACAGGGAGAACATGTTCCTGGTGCTGAATAAGGAAACGGGCGAGCACGACGCGTCGCTCAAGCCGATGAATTGCCCCTCGCACTATCTGCTGTACTCGGCCAAGAAGCACTCCTACCGCGAGCTGCCGCTCCGGTACGTCACCTTCGACGTCCTCCACCGGAACGAGGTGACCGGGGCGCTCTCCGGACTCACCCGTGTGCGGCAGTTCGCGCAGGACGATTGCCACGTCTTCCTCACCGATGCCCAGATCGGGAACGAGGTGAAGTTCCTCATGGACTTCATCCTCGGCTACTACCGCACCTTCGGCTTGCAGGCCAGCCTCAAGTTCGCCACCCGACCGGATACCAGGATCGGCGGTGACGAGCTCTGGGACCGGGCCGAAGGCGCGCTCAAGGGCGCGCTCGAGGCTACCGGTATGCCGTACGAGCTCAATGTGGGTGACGGGGCGTTCTACGGCCCCAAGATCGACTTCGACGTGACGGACTCGATCGGTCGGAGCTGGCAACTGGGCACGATTCAGCTCGACTACAACGCGCCCGAGCGATTCGACCTCACCTACGTGGGCGATGACAATACCGAGCACCGTCCGGTGGTGATCCACCGTGCCGTGAGCGGCTCCTTTGAGCGCTTCATCGCCATTCTCATCGAGCACTTCGCGGGCGCGTTCCCGGTCTGGCTCGCACCGGAGCAGGTGCGGGTCATCCCCATCTCCGACGCGCAGACGCCCGCGGCGCGCCAGGTGGCCGGCCGGCTGACGGCCGCGGGCATTCGAGTGCACGTCGACGACCGAAGCGAGACGCTCAACTACCGGATCCGCGAGGGCGAGGTCTGGAAGGTGCCCTACATGGCGGTCGTGGGTCAGCGGGAGGCGGAGAGCGATAGCCTTGCGCTCCGGGTTCGGGGGGCGGGGAAGAAGCAGGAAGTCATGACCACGGACGCCTTTCTCGCCCGGATCGTGGACGAGGTGCGGACCCGGGCGCTGGTGCCGTAA
- a CDS encoding acetyl-CoA C-acetyltransferase: protein MSDSTTPVIVSAVRTPIGRYLGGLSSFTAPQLGALTIREAVSRARVDPAAVEEVIMGQVVQGGSGQAPARQALIHSGLPAAIPALTINKVCGSGLKAVMLAAQAIKAGDAECIVAGGQESMSSAPHYVYGMRSGIKAGNQTMVDGMIHDGLWDSFGCCHMGEYAEYTADKAGVTREEQDRYSYDSHRKAVAAIEAGKFTAEIVAVTVPGKAGPTTVAIDEAPRKDTTPETLAKLKPAFRKDGGSVTAGNAPGLNDGASALVVTSLGFARSNGLTPMARITGYATGGGEPRDLFFAPVIAVRNLMNKSGARIGDYDLIEANEAFAVQAIADGRELGWDWDRVNVHGGAVALGHPIGASGARVLTTLLHALRDRGGRTGLATLCLGGGNAVALSVELI from the coding sequence GTGTCCGATAGCACTACCCCCGTCATCGTCTCCGCCGTCCGCACCCCGATCGGTCGGTATCTCGGCGGGCTCTCGTCGTTCACTGCCCCGCAGCTTGGCGCGCTGACCATCCGGGAGGCCGTGTCCCGCGCACGGGTGGACCCGGCAGCCGTCGAGGAAGTCATCATGGGCCAGGTGGTCCAGGGCGGCAGCGGCCAGGCACCGGCGCGGCAGGCGCTCATCCACTCCGGGCTGCCGGCCGCGATCCCCGCGCTCACCATCAATAAGGTCTGCGGCTCTGGCCTCAAGGCGGTGATGCTGGCCGCGCAGGCCATCAAGGCGGGCGATGCCGAATGCATCGTAGCCGGTGGGCAGGAATCCATGTCCAGCGCGCCCCACTACGTGTACGGCATGCGGAGCGGGATCAAGGCCGGCAACCAGACCATGGTCGATGGCATGATCCACGACGGCTTGTGGGATTCCTTCGGCTGCTGTCATATGGGTGAGTACGCCGAGTATACGGCCGACAAGGCGGGCGTCACCCGGGAGGAGCAGGACCGATACTCCTACGACAGCCATCGGAAGGCCGTGGCCGCCATCGAGGCCGGAAAGTTCACCGCCGAGATCGTGGCCGTGACGGTGCCGGGAAAGGCCGGGCCGACCACGGTGGCGATCGACGAGGCGCCGCGGAAGGACACCACGCCCGAGACGCTCGCCAAGCTCAAGCCTGCATTCCGCAAGGATGGGGGCAGCGTGACGGCCGGCAACGCCCCGGGTCTCAATGATGGCGCCAGCGCGCTGGTGGTCACCTCGCTCGGGTTCGCGCGATCGAACGGCCTCACGCCGATGGCGCGAATCACCGGATATGCCACCGGTGGCGGCGAGCCGCGCGATCTCTTCTTCGCCCCGGTCATCGCGGTCCGCAACCTGATGAACAAGTCCGGCGCCCGGATCGGGGACTACGATCTGATCGAAGCCAACGAGGCATTCGCGGTCCAGGCCATCGCCGACGGCCGGGAGCTGGGCTGGGACTGGGACCGGGTCAACGTGCATGGGGGGGCGGTCGCGCTGGGGCATCCGATCGGCGCCAGCGGGGCTCGCGTGCTCACCACGCTGCTCCACGCCCTGCGCGACCGCGGGGGCCGCACCGGCCTCGCCACTCTCTGTCTCGGCGGCGGCAACGCCGTTGCCCTCAGCGTGGAGCTGATCTGA
- a CDS encoding biotin transporter BioY — protein MTIESRQVPVTAEPARSAVLRRAVAIGLGALCVALAAQVSVPVPLNPVPMTLQPLAVLAVGGLLGASGGLAALVTYLALGMAGLPVFAGGSAGVVHLLGPTGGYLLAFPLAAGLVGVLVGRRFGVLRVLAACALGMVVIHVGGVAQLALLGGDPALAFRIGFVPFLTGDLLKVGLAAAVILGAGPAVRARL, from the coding sequence ATGACTATCGAATCGCGGCAGGTTCCCGTCACGGCTGAGCCCGCGCGGAGCGCGGTCCTCCGCCGGGCCGTCGCCATCGGACTCGGGGCGCTCTGCGTGGCGCTCGCGGCCCAGGTCTCCGTGCCTGTCCCGCTCAACCCGGTGCCGATGACCCTGCAGCCGCTCGCGGTGCTTGCGGTGGGCGGGCTGCTGGGCGCCTCCGGCGGCCTGGCGGCGTTGGTCACCTACCTGGCGCTCGGCATGGCGGGGCTCCCGGTCTTTGCCGGCGGCTCCGCGGGTGTCGTTCATTTGTTGGGACCGACCGGCGGATACCTGCTGGCGTTCCCGCTCGCTGCGGGCCTGGTCGGCGTGCTGGTGGGCCGGCGATTCGGTGTGTTGCGGGTGCTTGCCGCGTGCGCTCTCGGCATGGTGGTCATTCACGTCGGTGGTGTCGCGCAGCTTGCGCTGCTCGGCGGCGATCCGGCCCTGGCGTTTCGCATCGGGTTCGTTCCCTTTTTGACTGGTGACCTGCTCAAGGTCGGACTCGCGGCCGCGGTGATCCTCGGCGCAGGCCCCGCGGTGCGCGCGCGCCTTTGA
- a CDS encoding type II CAAX endopeptidase family protein: MTIAPTPRRPRPVLWALLGVVGFFLLGFLLFLLGFLPFAGRLTHGISPEDLARHPSPTFALVQGIGLLAAFGASTWVVGSKAFHLSLRDLRWRSRLGWLAGIGAGLVLGILPAAAAMTLGVFTGGASWVRDSGSLVDYAGSVSRTLLLLAPAALSEELMFRGLPLVLVARAFGRPAAIVVLSLLFALAHVDNPDVSVRALGNIALAGILLSLAFYSPGGMWTAFGAHLGWNGTLAALGAPVSGLPFQIPLVDYTMGGPSWLTGGSFGPEGGLLSTVAITATIVLAAQWIRKDPT, translated from the coding sequence TTGACCATCGCGCCGACTCCCCGACGGCCACGACCTGTCCTCTGGGCCCTTCTCGGCGTCGTCGGTTTCTTCCTGCTCGGCTTTCTGTTGTTCCTGCTGGGCTTCCTGCCGTTCGCCGGCCGCCTGACCCACGGCATCTCGCCCGAGGATCTGGCGCGGCATCCCTCGCCGACATTCGCGCTGGTGCAGGGCATCGGGCTGCTGGCCGCCTTCGGCGCGTCCACCTGGGTGGTGGGCTCCAAGGCGTTCCATCTAAGCCTGCGCGATCTCCGCTGGCGCTCCCGTCTGGGCTGGCTGGCCGGAATCGGCGCGGGTCTGGTGCTGGGCATCCTTCCCGCCGCGGCGGCAATGACCCTGGGGGTGTTCACCGGTGGCGCGTCCTGGGTGCGGGATTCCGGCTCCCTGGTGGACTACGCCGGAAGCGTGAGCAGGACGCTGCTCCTGCTGGCTCCGGCGGCGCTCAGTGAGGAGCTCATGTTTCGTGGACTGCCCCTGGTCCTGGTCGCCCGCGCCTTCGGGCGGCCGGCTGCCATCGTGGTGCTCTCGCTGCTCTTCGCGCTCGCCCATGTGGACAATCCCGACGTCTCGGTGCGGGCACTGGGCAACATCGCGCTGGCGGGGATCCTGCTGTCGCTGGCGTTCTATTCGCCGGGCGGCATGTGGACGGCGTTCGGCGCGCACCTGGGCTGGAACGGCACGCTGGCGGCGCTGGGCGCCCCGGTGAGCGGGCTGCCGTTCCAGATCCCGCTGGTCGACTACACCATGGGCGGACCGTCGTGGCTCACCGGCGGGAGCTTCGGCCCGGAGGGCGGGCTCCTCAGCACGGTAGCCATCACCGCCACCATCGTGCTGGCCGCGCAGTGGATCCGAAAGGACCCGACATGA
- a CDS encoding 3-hydroxybutyryl-CoA dehydrogenase — translation MSSAAVVGAGTMGNGIAHVLAQHGWSVALIDTVPDALERATATIRGNLDRQVKKGTIAADAPGQILERIRTGTSLDEAADATLVIEAASENPAVKFELFERLDRICAPEAILATNTSSISVTEIGAHTARAGQVIGMHFMNPVPVMQLVEVIRGHATTDQTARTVMATAAALGKTPVEVNDYPGFVSNRVLLPMINEAIFCVMEGVAEPEAIDTVMKLGMAHPMGPLALADFIGLDVCLAILEVLHRGLGDDKYRACPLLRKMVAAGYLGRKSGRGFYSYPKS, via the coding sequence ATGAGCAGCGCCGCCGTCGTTGGAGCGGGCACCATGGGGAACGGCATCGCCCACGTGCTGGCGCAGCACGGATGGAGCGTCGCCCTGATCGACACGGTTCCCGACGCGCTCGAGCGGGCCACGGCGACCATCCGGGGGAATCTCGACCGCCAGGTGAAGAAGGGCACCATCGCGGCTGACGCGCCGGGCCAGATCCTGGAGCGGATCAGGACCGGCACCTCGCTGGACGAGGCGGCGGACGCCACGCTGGTGATCGAGGCCGCCAGCGAGAATCCCGCCGTCAAGTTCGAGCTGTTCGAGCGGCTCGACCGGATCTGCGCGCCGGAGGCGATCCTGGCCACCAATACCAGCTCCATTTCGGTGACCGAGATCGGGGCGCACACCGCCCGGGCGGGGCAGGTGATCGGCATGCACTTCATGAATCCGGTGCCGGTCATGCAGCTGGTCGAGGTCATCCGAGGCCACGCCACCACCGACCAGACCGCCCGGACCGTGATGGCCACCGCGGCCGCGCTGGGGAAGACCCCCGTCGAGGTGAACGACTACCCCGGGTTCGTCTCCAACCGGGTGCTGCTGCCGATGATCAACGAGGCGATCTTCTGCGTGATGGAAGGCGTGGCCGAGCCGGAGGCGATCGATACCGTCATGAAGCTCGGCATGGCGCATCCCATGGGGCCGCTGGCGCTGGCGGACTTCATCGGGCTGGACGTGTGCCTCGCCATCCTGGAGGTGCTGCACCGCGGGCTGGGCGACGACAAGTACCGCGCCTGCCCGCTCCTCCGCAAGATGGTGGCGGCGGGCTATCTCGGCCGAAAGAGCGGGCGCGGCTTCTACTCCTATCCCAAGAGCTGA